In Chanodichthys erythropterus isolate Z2021 chromosome 18, ASM2448905v1, whole genome shotgun sequence, the following are encoded in one genomic region:
- the khk gene encoding ketohexokinase isoform X1 — protein sequence MGDKKILSIGLVCLDIINVVDKYPEEDTDTRCLSQRWQRGGNASNTCTVLSLLGAPCAFMGSLAPGPVADFILNDFQMYKIDISLLLEHAECSFPASVVISSVTTGSRTILHMNSFIVGDFARRGVDISGVAWQQWGETPCACCVVCPTNGSRTVVLSDTNLPDVSVEDFSKVDLSQYKWVHWEGRNADEQVKMIERVREYNSKQEEKNRITISVEIEKTREPLYQLFPLGDLVFVSKDVAQHFGFDSASAALKGFSSRLRKGATLICAWAEKGADAMGPDGVVIHSDAFPPEKLVDTLGAGDTFNASVIYSLSNGGSLQDALTFGCQIAGKKCGVHGYDGILH from the exons ATGGGAGACAAAAAGATACTCAgcattggtttggtgtgtctGGATATCATAAATGTTGTGGATAAATACCCGGAAGAAGATACTGATACCAG GTGTTTGTCTCAGAGATGGCAGAGGGGAGGAAACGCATCAAACACGTGCACTGTTTTGTCTCTACTTGGGGCCCCTTGTGCATTTATGGGATCTTTGGCTCCTGGACCAGTAGCTGA CTTCATCTTGAATGATTTTCAAATGTACAAGATTGACATCTCTCTTCTTCTCGAGCATGCTGAATGCTCTTTTCCAGCCTCTGTAGTAATCAGCAGTGTGACGACAGGAAGCCGTACAATTCTGCATATGAACAg TTTCATCGTGGGGGATTTTGCACGGCGTGGGGTGGACATATCTGGTGTGGCTTGGCAGCAGTGGGGTGAGACCCCGTGTGCTTGTTGTGTGGTGTGTCCTACCAATGGCTCTCGCACTGTCGTGCTCTCGGACAC aaACTTGCCAGATGTTTCTGTAGAAGACTTTTCAAAGGTGGACCTGAGCCAGTACAAGTGGGTCCACTGGGAG GGCCGTAATGCTGACGAACAAGTGAAGATGATCGAGAGGGTGAGAGAGTATAACAGCAAACAGGAAGAGAAGAACAGAATAACCATCTCTGTGGAAATCGAGAAGACCAGGGAACCACTCTACCAGCTTTTCCCTCTTGGTGATTTG GTCTTTGTAAGTAAGGATGTGGCACAGCACTTTGGGTTTGACTCAGCCTCTGCTGCATTAAAGGGTTTCAGCAGTCGTCTGAGGAAGGG AGCTACCCTAATTTGTGCATGGGCGGAAAAGGGAGCAGATGCCATGGGTCCCGACGGCGTAGTCATCCATTCAGATGCATTCCCACCTGAGAAGCTTGTGGACACACTTGGAGCAGGGGACACGTTCAATGCTTCTGTGATCTATTCTCTTTCGAACG GGGGCAGCCTACAGGATGCTCTCACATTTGGCTGCCAGATTGCAGGCAAAAAATGCGGTGTCCATGGATATGATGGAATTTTACACTGA
- the khk gene encoding ketohexokinase isoform X3 produces the protein MGDKKILSIGLVCLDIINVVDKYPEEDTDTRCLSQRWQRGGNASNTCTVLSLLGAPCAFMGSLAPGPVADFILNDFQMYKIDISLLLEHAECSFPASVVISSVTTGSRTILHMNRNLPDVSVEDFSKVDLSQYKWVHWEGRNADEQVKMIERVREYNSKQEEKNRITISVEIEKTREPLYQLFPLGDLVFVSKDVAQHFGFDSASAALKGFSSRLRKGATLICAWAEKGADAMGPDGVVIHSDAFPPEKLVDTLGAGDTFNASVIYSLSNGGSLQDALTFGCQIAGKKCGVHGYDGILH, from the exons ATGGGAGACAAAAAGATACTCAgcattggtttggtgtgtctGGATATCATAAATGTTGTGGATAAATACCCGGAAGAAGATACTGATACCAG GTGTTTGTCTCAGAGATGGCAGAGGGGAGGAAACGCATCAAACACGTGCACTGTTTTGTCTCTACTTGGGGCCCCTTGTGCATTTATGGGATCTTTGGCTCCTGGACCAGTAGCTGA CTTCATCTTGAATGATTTTCAAATGTACAAGATTGACATCTCTCTTCTTCTCGAGCATGCTGAATGCTCTTTTCCAGCCTCTGTAGTAATCAGCAGTGTGACGACAGGAAGCCGTACAATTCTGCATATGAACAg aaACTTGCCAGATGTTTCTGTAGAAGACTTTTCAAAGGTGGACCTGAGCCAGTACAAGTGGGTCCACTGGGAG GGCCGTAATGCTGACGAACAAGTGAAGATGATCGAGAGGGTGAGAGAGTATAACAGCAAACAGGAAGAGAAGAACAGAATAACCATCTCTGTGGAAATCGAGAAGACCAGGGAACCACTCTACCAGCTTTTCCCTCTTGGTGATTTG GTCTTTGTAAGTAAGGATGTGGCACAGCACTTTGGGTTTGACTCAGCCTCTGCTGCATTAAAGGGTTTCAGCAGTCGTCTGAGGAAGGG AGCTACCCTAATTTGTGCATGGGCGGAAAAGGGAGCAGATGCCATGGGTCCCGACGGCGTAGTCATCCATTCAGATGCATTCCCACCTGAGAAGCTTGTGGACACACTTGGAGCAGGGGACACGTTCAATGCTTCTGTGATCTATTCTCTTTCGAACG GGGGCAGCCTACAGGATGCTCTCACATTTGGCTGCCAGATTGCAGGCAAAAAATGCGGTGTCCATGGATATGATGGAATTTTACACTGA
- the khk gene encoding ketohexokinase isoform X2 — MGDKKILSIGLVCLDIINVVDKYPEEDTDTRCLSQRWQRGGNASNTCTVLSLLGAPCAFMGSLAPGPVADFIVGDFARRGVDISGVAWQQWGETPCACCVVCPTNGSRTVVLSDTNLPDVSVEDFSKVDLSQYKWVHWEGRNADEQVKMIERVREYNSKQEEKNRITISVEIEKTREPLYQLFPLGDLVFVSKDVAQHFGFDSASAALKGFSSRLRKGATLICAWAEKGADAMGPDGVVIHSDAFPPEKLVDTLGAGDTFNASVIYSLSNGGSLQDALTFGCQIAGKKCGVHGYDGILH, encoded by the exons ATGGGAGACAAAAAGATACTCAgcattggtttggtgtgtctGGATATCATAAATGTTGTGGATAAATACCCGGAAGAAGATACTGATACCAG GTGTTTGTCTCAGAGATGGCAGAGGGGAGGAAACGCATCAAACACGTGCACTGTTTTGTCTCTACTTGGGGCCCCTTGTGCATTTATGGGATCTTTGGCTCCTGGACCAGTAGCTGA TTTCATCGTGGGGGATTTTGCACGGCGTGGGGTGGACATATCTGGTGTGGCTTGGCAGCAGTGGGGTGAGACCCCGTGTGCTTGTTGTGTGGTGTGTCCTACCAATGGCTCTCGCACTGTCGTGCTCTCGGACAC aaACTTGCCAGATGTTTCTGTAGAAGACTTTTCAAAGGTGGACCTGAGCCAGTACAAGTGGGTCCACTGGGAG GGCCGTAATGCTGACGAACAAGTGAAGATGATCGAGAGGGTGAGAGAGTATAACAGCAAACAGGAAGAGAAGAACAGAATAACCATCTCTGTGGAAATCGAGAAGACCAGGGAACCACTCTACCAGCTTTTCCCTCTTGGTGATTTG GTCTTTGTAAGTAAGGATGTGGCACAGCACTTTGGGTTTGACTCAGCCTCTGCTGCATTAAAGGGTTTCAGCAGTCGTCTGAGGAAGGG AGCTACCCTAATTTGTGCATGGGCGGAAAAGGGAGCAGATGCCATGGGTCCCGACGGCGTAGTCATCCATTCAGATGCATTCCCACCTGAGAAGCTTGTGGACACACTTGGAGCAGGGGACACGTTCAATGCTTCTGTGATCTATTCTCTTTCGAACG GGGGCAGCCTACAGGATGCTCTCACATTTGGCTGCCAGATTGCAGGCAAAAAATGCGGTGTCCATGGATATGATGGAATTTTACACTGA
- the khk gene encoding ketohexokinase isoform X4 has translation MGDKKILSIGLVCLDIINVVDKYPEEDTDTRCLSQRWQRGGNASNTCTVLSLLGAPCAFMGSLAPGPVADFILNDFQMYKIDISLLLEHAECSFPASVVISSVTTGSRTILHMNSFIVGDFARRGVDISGVAWQQWGETPCACCVVCPTNGSRTVVLSDTNLPDVSVEDFSKVDLSQYKWVHWEGRNADEQVKMIERVREYNSKQEEKNRITISVEIEKTREPLYQLFPLGDLVFVSKDVAQHFGFDSASAALKGFSSRLRKG, from the exons ATGGGAGACAAAAAGATACTCAgcattggtttggtgtgtctGGATATCATAAATGTTGTGGATAAATACCCGGAAGAAGATACTGATACCAG GTGTTTGTCTCAGAGATGGCAGAGGGGAGGAAACGCATCAAACACGTGCACTGTTTTGTCTCTACTTGGGGCCCCTTGTGCATTTATGGGATCTTTGGCTCCTGGACCAGTAGCTGA CTTCATCTTGAATGATTTTCAAATGTACAAGATTGACATCTCTCTTCTTCTCGAGCATGCTGAATGCTCTTTTCCAGCCTCTGTAGTAATCAGCAGTGTGACGACAGGAAGCCGTACAATTCTGCATATGAACAg TTTCATCGTGGGGGATTTTGCACGGCGTGGGGTGGACATATCTGGTGTGGCTTGGCAGCAGTGGGGTGAGACCCCGTGTGCTTGTTGTGTGGTGTGTCCTACCAATGGCTCTCGCACTGTCGTGCTCTCGGACAC aaACTTGCCAGATGTTTCTGTAGAAGACTTTTCAAAGGTGGACCTGAGCCAGTACAAGTGGGTCCACTGGGAG GGCCGTAATGCTGACGAACAAGTGAAGATGATCGAGAGGGTGAGAGAGTATAACAGCAAACAGGAAGAGAAGAACAGAATAACCATCTCTGTGGAAATCGAGAAGACCAGGGAACCACTCTACCAGCTTTTCCCTCTTGGTGATTTG GTCTTTGTAAGTAAGGATGTGGCACAGCACTTTGGGTTTGACTCAGCCTCTGCTGCATTAAAGGGTTTCAGCAGTCGTCTGAGGAAGGG GTGA
- the ankef1b gene encoding ankyrin repeat and EF-hand domain-containing protein 1 isoform X2 has protein sequence MVQMGVSNLINMTEPKQGLGALYQATVDHDEDLVQFLLSLKAHPDIQDKKGCTPVMLAAQLGYYKILYLLIKHHADVTLTDEEGKGVLFYCISPSKEHALCLQMVLSSNANVNNVSNSGKPLLVFACENAKDCEDLCINILEKGADPNAADQVTQCSALMEASKAGALKLVRAILQKGGNPNLLDKEGRCAAHFAAEGGFLEVLQVLSAYSADMCISTTKGNTPLHFAAAGGFNECCRFLAQRGCNPKLKNLEGLLPSQVAKNNGHKAALKELKKAEKMHVKLSAPDAVNPNELWAVTLHDWSCEHEATLRRAFEIAEGQDKPVEKVSLETFVSLLQVHRAPVSKENLQRIIKEHDKNHESVINVNEFFKGLKYLQKAFVISSYAPKPAKKEKGGKGKKSGKSATPLPICTMPPELICRREDSGLPYYMIESYQPFVDTKRFNRDRPPVHPIENDSAWYIDDPEKIYTNINYCVKTGDIDSLSLAFTQQVPVDIKDQFFKTPLMTACSCGNYQVAKFLISLRADVNAVDQFNWTPLHHACHAGHVDIIKMLVQSGAMVDAVAMNGATPLMRAIESCRFSCVEYLIKAGAKVMAENKRGQNCLDVAINYGDARIIALVLAKSNILPKNKDSGKGNEKKPQPASKPASSVQEKALTRHIHVKGDTAESAGTLSVIPYHATGCDDNSSGCWRKDKTLKISLLLSYRQKHDNQ, from the exons ATGGTCCAAATGGGTGTGTCCAACCTGATAAATATGACTGAGCCCAAACAGGGACTGGGTGCCTTGTATCAGGCGACTGTGGACCATGATGAAGACCTCGTACAGTTCCTTCTGTCCCTGAAAGCCCATCCTGACATACAGGACAAGAAGGGCTGCACACCAGTGATGCTGGCTGCACAGCTGGGCTACTACAAGATTCTGTACCTTCTGATCAAACATCATGCAGATGTGACTCTCACAGATGAAGAGGGAAAAG GGGTGCTGTTCTACTGTATCTCTCCATCTAAAGAACATGCTCTCTGCCTGCAGATGGTGCTCAGCAGCAATGCAAATGTCAACAATGTTTCTAACTCAGGGAAGCCACTGCTTGTGTTCGCATGTGAAAATGCAAAGGACTGTGAAGACTTATGCATAAACATATTGGAGAAAGGAGCTGATCCAAATGCAGCAGATCAG GTGACACAATGCTCTGCGCTCATGGAGGCCTCTAAGGCTGGTGCTCTGAAGCTTGTCAGAGCCATTTTACAAAAAGGAGGGAATCCTAACTTGCTTGATAAAGAAGGACGGTGTGCTGCCCACTTTGCTGCCGAAGGAGGTTTCCTTGAG GTTTTACAGGTGCTGTCTGCATACTCTGCTGACATGTGTATCAGCACAACAAAGGGTAACACACCATTGCACTTTGCTGCTGCTGGCGGCTTCAATGAGTGCTGTAGATTCCTGGCCCAAAGAG GATGCAATCCCAAACTGAAGAATCTGGAAGGTCTTCTTCCAAGCCAGGTCGCCAAAAACAATGGCCACAAAGCTGCACTGAAGGAGCTCAAGAAAGCAGAGAAAATGCATGTGAAGCTTTCTGCGCCTGATGCCGTAAACCCCAATGAACTCTGGGCCGTCACCCTTCACGACTGGTCCTGTGAACATGAGGCAACCTTGCGCAGAGCCTTTGAAATCGCTGAAGGACAAGATAAACCGGTTGAAAAAGTTTCTCTGGAGACATTTGTGTCTTTACTGCAGGTGCATCGAGCTCCTGTTAGTAAAGAGAACCTGCAAAGGATCATCAAGGAACATGACAAAAACCATGAAAGTGTCATCAATGTAAATGAGTTTTTCAAAGGCCTCAAGTACCTCCAGAAGGCATTTGTCATCTCATCCTACGCTCCTAAGCCAGCTAAGAAGGAAAAGGGTGGCAAGGGAAAAAAGAGTGGCAAATCTGCCACACCATTGCCCATATGCACAATGCCACCTGAGCTGATTTGCAGAAGAGAGGACAGTGGACTGCCTTACTACATGATTGAGAGCTACCAGCCGTTCGTTGACACCAAACGTTTCAACCGAGACCGGCCACCAGTTCACCCCATTGAGAATGACTCTGCTTGGTATATTGATGATCCTGAAAAGATCTATACCAACATCAATTACTGTGTGAAAACTGGAGATATAGATTCTCTTAGCCTGGCATTTACCCAACAAGTGCCTGTTGATATCAAAGATCAGTTCTTTAAGACGCCACTCATGACAGCATGCAGCTGTGGCAACTACCAAGTAGCTAAATTCCTCATTTCACTGAG GGCTGATGTCAATGCAGTTGACCAGTTTAACTGGACGCCCCTCCACCATGCTTGCCATGCAGGTCATGTAGACATTATCAAGATGCTGGTGCAATCTGGAGCCATGGTGGATGCAGTGGCAATGAATGGAGCAACTCCACTCATGAGAGCTATTGAAAGCTGTCGGTTCAGCTGTGTAGAGTATCTCATCAAAGCTGGAGCCAAAGTCATGGCAGAAAACAAGAGAG GGCAAAATTGCTTGGACGTTGCTATAAATTATGGTGATGCTAGAATCATTGCGTTGGTCCTTGCCAAATCCAACATTCTTCCAAAAAATAAAGACAGTGGGAAAGGAAATGAAAAGAAACCACAACCAGCTTCAAAACCAGCTTCTTCAGTACAAGAAAag GCTCTGACTCGGCACATTCACGTGAAAGGAGACACAGCGGAGTCAGCTGGAACTCTATCTGTCATTCCATACCATGCAACCGGATGTGATGATAATTCAAGTGGCTGTTGGAGAAAGGACAAGACATTGAAAATATCACTTCTTCTGAGCTACAGACAGAAGCACGACAATCAATAA
- the ankef1b gene encoding ankyrin repeat and EF-hand domain-containing protein 1 isoform X1, which yields MKREKMVLSSNANVNNVSNSGKPLLVFACENAKDCEDLCINILEKGADPNAADQVTQCSALMEASKAGALKLVRAILQKGGNPNLLDKEGRCAAHFAAEGGFLEVLQVLSAYSADMCISTTKGNTPLHFAAAGGFNECCRFLAQRGCNPKLKNLEGLLPSQVAKNNGHKAALKELKKAEKMHVKLSAPDAVNPNELWAVTLHDWSCEHEATLRRAFEIAEGQDKPVEKVSLETFVSLLQVHRAPVSKENLQRIIKEHDKNHESVINVNEFFKGLKYLQKAFVISSYAPKPAKKEKGGKGKKSGKSATPLPICTMPPELICRREDSGLPYYMIESYQPFVDTKRFNRDRPPVHPIENDSAWYIDDPEKIYTNINYCVKTGDIDSLSLAFTQQVPVDIKDQFFKTPLMTACSCGNYQVAKFLISLRADVNAVDQFNWTPLHHACHAGHVDIIKMLVQSGAMVDAVAMNGATPLMRAIESCRFSCVEYLIKAGAKVMAENKRGQNCLDVAINYGDARIIALVLAKSNILPKNKDSGKGNEKKPQPASKPASSVQEKALTRHIHVKGDTAESAGTLSVIPYHATGCDDNSSGCWRKDKTLKISLLLSYRQKHDNQ from the exons ATGAAGAGGGAAAAG ATGGTGCTCAGCAGCAATGCAAATGTCAACAATGTTTCTAACTCAGGGAAGCCACTGCTTGTGTTCGCATGTGAAAATGCAAAGGACTGTGAAGACTTATGCATAAACATATTGGAGAAAGGAGCTGATCCAAATGCAGCAGATCAG GTGACACAATGCTCTGCGCTCATGGAGGCCTCTAAGGCTGGTGCTCTGAAGCTTGTCAGAGCCATTTTACAAAAAGGAGGGAATCCTAACTTGCTTGATAAAGAAGGACGGTGTGCTGCCCACTTTGCTGCCGAAGGAGGTTTCCTTGAG GTTTTACAGGTGCTGTCTGCATACTCTGCTGACATGTGTATCAGCACAACAAAGGGTAACACACCATTGCACTTTGCTGCTGCTGGCGGCTTCAATGAGTGCTGTAGATTCCTGGCCCAAAGAG GATGCAATCCCAAACTGAAGAATCTGGAAGGTCTTCTTCCAAGCCAGGTCGCCAAAAACAATGGCCACAAAGCTGCACTGAAGGAGCTCAAGAAAGCAGAGAAAATGCATGTGAAGCTTTCTGCGCCTGATGCCGTAAACCCCAATGAACTCTGGGCCGTCACCCTTCACGACTGGTCCTGTGAACATGAGGCAACCTTGCGCAGAGCCTTTGAAATCGCTGAAGGACAAGATAAACCGGTTGAAAAAGTTTCTCTGGAGACATTTGTGTCTTTACTGCAGGTGCATCGAGCTCCTGTTAGTAAAGAGAACCTGCAAAGGATCATCAAGGAACATGACAAAAACCATGAAAGTGTCATCAATGTAAATGAGTTTTTCAAAGGCCTCAAGTACCTCCAGAAGGCATTTGTCATCTCATCCTACGCTCCTAAGCCAGCTAAGAAGGAAAAGGGTGGCAAGGGAAAAAAGAGTGGCAAATCTGCCACACCATTGCCCATATGCACAATGCCACCTGAGCTGATTTGCAGAAGAGAGGACAGTGGACTGCCTTACTACATGATTGAGAGCTACCAGCCGTTCGTTGACACCAAACGTTTCAACCGAGACCGGCCACCAGTTCACCCCATTGAGAATGACTCTGCTTGGTATATTGATGATCCTGAAAAGATCTATACCAACATCAATTACTGTGTGAAAACTGGAGATATAGATTCTCTTAGCCTGGCATTTACCCAACAAGTGCCTGTTGATATCAAAGATCAGTTCTTTAAGACGCCACTCATGACAGCATGCAGCTGTGGCAACTACCAAGTAGCTAAATTCCTCATTTCACTGAG GGCTGATGTCAATGCAGTTGACCAGTTTAACTGGACGCCCCTCCACCATGCTTGCCATGCAGGTCATGTAGACATTATCAAGATGCTGGTGCAATCTGGAGCCATGGTGGATGCAGTGGCAATGAATGGAGCAACTCCACTCATGAGAGCTATTGAAAGCTGTCGGTTCAGCTGTGTAGAGTATCTCATCAAAGCTGGAGCCAAAGTCATGGCAGAAAACAAGAGAG GGCAAAATTGCTTGGACGTTGCTATAAATTATGGTGATGCTAGAATCATTGCGTTGGTCCTTGCCAAATCCAACATTCTTCCAAAAAATAAAGACAGTGGGAAAGGAAATGAAAAGAAACCACAACCAGCTTCAAAACCAGCTTCTTCAGTACAAGAAAag GCTCTGACTCGGCACATTCACGTGAAAGGAGACACAGCGGAGTCAGCTGGAACTCTATCTGTCATTCCATACCATGCAACCGGATGTGATGATAATTCAAGTGGCTGTTGGAGAAAGGACAAGACATTGAAAATATCACTTCTTCTGAGCTACAGACAGAAGCACGACAATCAATAA